One genomic window of Etheostoma spectabile isolate EspeVRDwgs_2016 chromosome 7, UIUC_Espe_1.0, whole genome shotgun sequence includes the following:
- the ogfr gene encoding opioid growth factor receptor isoform X1: MEDDCVCEYDSTWDTESDGDDPAGESQTRRSCQDKNKSGWSLTWHHAPRNMRAAKDMQNYRRGYPNLTDDECSEDKMNNLQFYLNKFPSAPDDVYIESFLKEWKNDYKRLERVHSYIQWLFPLREPGVNYMASELTKKEIEAFKKNEDAKKRLVESYELMLGFYGMHLVSKETGEVKRADNWKERFGNLERNMHNNLRITRILKSLGELGFEHYQAPLVRFFLEETLVKKTLSSVKRSVLDYFLFAVLDKKERQELVRFAYLHFEPKDKFVWCPRKIQKQLRKAEKRPDSVGNGDGKDESYSRSKSKDGEAVVPQKDGLDNVAKAQKGTDKTASKDKSKLSELSPGPKPEAETVGNGNAEAESNNTILGNGNNSTDGVDEMDQSPSPDFVTAKVAPRADSENPFTNDSKDTFEEQEMQTDEDVDTEKPPKKKREDTVLPSNGSAGDSASGQMEEKSGANKATGQTNQAAQPPPKTSKHSPCSSSEREEKIPRTDFNQVPDEEEETSRSNVSAANGSVTSTDKVVDKQTNGKESEDIDMESNPASSDQNVGSS; encoded by the exons ATGGAGGACGACTGTGTTTGTGAGTACGACTCGACCTGGGACACAGAGAGTGATGGAGACGACCCGGCCGGAGAGAGCCAAACCCGTCGGTCAtgtcaagacaaaaacaaatcaggCTGGAGTCTAACT TGGCATCATGCGCCCAGAAACATGAGGGCAGCAAAGGACATGCAGAACTACAGAAGAGGATATCCA AATCTTACAGATGACGAATGCTCAGAAGACAAAATGAACAATTTGCAGTTTTATCTCAATAAATTTCCCTCTGCCCCTGATG ATGTTTACATTGAATCATTTCTTAAGGAATGGAAAAATGACTACAAAAGACTGGAGAGAGTTCACTCATACATTCAGTG GCTGTTTCCTCTGCGAGAGCCAGGGGTTAATTACATGGCTTCAGAACTCACCAAGAAGGAAATTGAG GCCTTCAAGAAGAATGAGGATGCCAAAAAGAGACTAGTCGAGTCCTATGAACTCATGTTGGGCTTCTATGGAATGCATTTGGTCAGCAAAGAGACAGGAGAAGTGAAACGAGCAGATAATTGGAAGGAGCGATTTGGAAACCTGGAGCG GAATATGCACAACAACTTGCGCATCACTCGCATCTTAAAGAGCCTCGGAGAGCTGGGCTTTGAGCACTACCAAGCCCCACTTGTGCGCTTCTTTCTGGAAGAGACTCTAGTCAAGAAGACCCTTAGCAGTGTTAAACGCAGCGTTCTTGACTACTTCCTGTTTGCGGTCCTGGACAAGAAGGAACGTCAGGAGCTTGTGCGCTTTGCTTACCTTCACTTTGAGCCAAAGGATAAGTTTGTGTGGTGTCCCAGGAAGATTCAGAAACAACTCAGGAAGGCAGAGAAAAGACCCGATTCTGTTGGGAATGGAGATGGAAAAGATGAATCGTATTCACGGAGTAAAAGCAAAGATGGAGAAGCAGTTGTGCCACAGAAAGATGGACTGGATAATGTTGCAAAGGCTCAGAAAGGAACGGATAAAACGGCAAGTAAAGACAAAAGCAAACTCTCTGAGCTATCCCCAGGGCCAAAACCAGAAGCAGAGACAGTAGGAAATGGAAACGCAGAGGCTGAGTCTAATAATACAATTTTGGGGAATGGAAATAACTCTACAGATGGTGTTGATGAAATGGATCAGTCGCCCAGTCCTGACTTTGTGACGGCAAAAGTTGCGCCCCGTGCTGACAGTGAGAACCCATTTACCAACGACTCGAAGGACACCTTCGAGGAACAAGAAATGCAAACAGATGAGGACGTAGACACTGAAAAACCAccgaagaagaaaagagaagatacaGTACTGCCAAGCAACGGCTCTGCTGGGGACTCCGCCAGTGGGCAGATGGAGGAGAAATCTGGTGCTAATAAAGCCACTGGTCAAACAAACCAAGCAGCGCAACCCCCCCCTAAGACTTCAAAACATTCACCCTGTTCTTCTtctgaaagagaggaaaaaatcCCAAGGACTGATTTTAATCAAGTGccagatgaagaggaagaaacATCGCGCTCAAATGTGTCGGCAGCAAACGGGTCAGTGACGAGCACCGACAAAGTTGTGGACAAACAGACAAATGGGAAGGAGTCGGAGGACATTGACATGGAATCAAACCCCGCAAGCTCAGACCAAAATGTCGGGAGTTCATGA
- the ogfr gene encoding opioid growth factor receptor isoform X2 encodes MRAAKDMQNYRRGYPNLTDDECSEDKMNNLQFYLNKFPSAPDDVYIESFLKEWKNDYKRLERVHSYIQWLFPLREPGVNYMASELTKKEIEAFKKNEDAKKRLVESYELMLGFYGMHLVSKETGEVKRADNWKERFGNLERNMHNNLRITRILKSLGELGFEHYQAPLVRFFLEETLVKKTLSSVKRSVLDYFLFAVLDKKERQELVRFAYLHFEPKDKFVWCPRKIQKQLRKAEKRPDSVGNGDGKDESYSRSKSKDGEAVVPQKDGLDNVAKAQKGTDKTASKDKSKLSELSPGPKPEAETVGNGNAEAESNNTILGNGNNSTDGVDEMDQSPSPDFVTAKVAPRADSENPFTNDSKDTFEEQEMQTDEDVDTEKPPKKKREDTVLPSNGSAGDSASGQMEEKSGANKATGQTNQAAQPPPKTSKHSPCSSSEREEKIPRTDFNQVPDEEEETSRSNVSAANGSVTSTDKVVDKQTNGKESEDIDMESNPASSDQNVGSS; translated from the exons ATGAGGGCAGCAAAGGACATGCAGAACTACAGAAGAGGATATCCA AATCTTACAGATGACGAATGCTCAGAAGACAAAATGAACAATTTGCAGTTTTATCTCAATAAATTTCCCTCTGCCCCTGATG ATGTTTACATTGAATCATTTCTTAAGGAATGGAAAAATGACTACAAAAGACTGGAGAGAGTTCACTCATACATTCAGTG GCTGTTTCCTCTGCGAGAGCCAGGGGTTAATTACATGGCTTCAGAACTCACCAAGAAGGAAATTGAG GCCTTCAAGAAGAATGAGGATGCCAAAAAGAGACTAGTCGAGTCCTATGAACTCATGTTGGGCTTCTATGGAATGCATTTGGTCAGCAAAGAGACAGGAGAAGTGAAACGAGCAGATAATTGGAAGGAGCGATTTGGAAACCTGGAGCG GAATATGCACAACAACTTGCGCATCACTCGCATCTTAAAGAGCCTCGGAGAGCTGGGCTTTGAGCACTACCAAGCCCCACTTGTGCGCTTCTTTCTGGAAGAGACTCTAGTCAAGAAGACCCTTAGCAGTGTTAAACGCAGCGTTCTTGACTACTTCCTGTTTGCGGTCCTGGACAAGAAGGAACGTCAGGAGCTTGTGCGCTTTGCTTACCTTCACTTTGAGCCAAAGGATAAGTTTGTGTGGTGTCCCAGGAAGATTCAGAAACAACTCAGGAAGGCAGAGAAAAGACCCGATTCTGTTGGGAATGGAGATGGAAAAGATGAATCGTATTCACGGAGTAAAAGCAAAGATGGAGAAGCAGTTGTGCCACAGAAAGATGGACTGGATAATGTTGCAAAGGCTCAGAAAGGAACGGATAAAACGGCAAGTAAAGACAAAAGCAAACTCTCTGAGCTATCCCCAGGGCCAAAACCAGAAGCAGAGACAGTAGGAAATGGAAACGCAGAGGCTGAGTCTAATAATACAATTTTGGGGAATGGAAATAACTCTACAGATGGTGTTGATGAAATGGATCAGTCGCCCAGTCCTGACTTTGTGACGGCAAAAGTTGCGCCCCGTGCTGACAGTGAGAACCCATTTACCAACGACTCGAAGGACACCTTCGAGGAACAAGAAATGCAAACAGATGAGGACGTAGACACTGAAAAACCAccgaagaagaaaagagaagatacaGTACTGCCAAGCAACGGCTCTGCTGGGGACTCCGCCAGTGGGCAGATGGAGGAGAAATCTGGTGCTAATAAAGCCACTGGTCAAACAAACCAAGCAGCGCAACCCCCCCCTAAGACTTCAAAACATTCACCCTGTTCTTCTtctgaaagagaggaaaaaatcCCAAGGACTGATTTTAATCAAGTGccagatgaagaggaagaaacATCGCGCTCAAATGTGTCGGCAGCAAACGGGTCAGTGACGAGCACCGACAAAGTTGTGGACAAACAGACAAATGGGAAGGAGTCGGAGGACATTGACATGGAATCAAACCCCGCAAGCTCAGACCAAAATGTCGGGAGTTCATGA